From the Thermodesulfobacteriota bacterium genome, the window AATTACCAGACTGGTAATGGCAATCCCCGGGGTGTCACCCTCCCACCAACACGCCATCCGCCCCATCGATCAGGGCCTTCAGGATGTAGATGGAGTCCACCGCGCCGGTGCACATCAGGTGGATGATGCGGATGTTGGGAGGGTACTGTTGACGGGTCGTCCCCGCCAGGTCCGCTCCGGTGTAGGTACACCAATGACAAAGGAACGCAACGATCCTCGGCTCGAAATCTGCCATGTCCACCTCCTCGCTCGCTCTTGGATTTCCTCTTTTGCCGCTTCCGGTTTAATCGATGGCCGAATCGACGACCGAAAGGTTAAGCCCTTTTTCGAAATTCCTCTGCTGGGAGGCGGCGTTTCGGCAGACCTCCACACAGTTGCCGCATCCCTGGCAGAGGGCGTCGATCACCTCCGCCTTGACCTCCTCTTCGTTGATGACCCTTGCACGGTAAGGGCAGACGGTCACGCAGAGACCACACCCGCAGCAGAGCCGCTTGATGACGTAAGCAAGATAGGGTTTCTCCTCCACCGCCTCCTTGGCCAACAGGGCCCCTGCCCTGGCGGCGGCGGCGTTGGCCTGGGAGAGGGTGTCCTCTATGAAGTTGGGGGAGTGGCAGAGCCCGCAGAAGAACTTCCCCCGGTCTATGGCATCGAGAGGGGCCGACTTCGGATTGGCCTCCATGAAGAAGCCATCGGGATTCAACTCCAAGCCGAACCGCTCGGCCAAGGCCCGGTTCTCACGGGGTTCGATCCCCGCGCTGAGGATGAGCCGATCTGCGGGGAGATCGAGGGAAGTCCCCAGGGCTGGGTCGAAGACCGAGACGGTCAGTCTTCCGTTTTCGAGACGGACCCTCGGTTTCCTCTCGAGGTCGTATCGGATGAAGATCACGCCCTTGCCCCTCGCCTCGTAATAGTAAGGCTCATAGAAACCGTAAGTTCTCACGTCCCTGTAAAGGACGTAAAGGGGGAGGCCCGGGTTCCTCTCCTTCAACTTCAGGGCGTTTTTGACGGCATGGCCGCAGCAGACCCGGCTGCAATAGGGGTGTTGCTCGTCCCTCGAGCCCACACACTGGATCATGACCACGGAGCGAAGTTCCTTGAGCCAAGGTTCGTCGAGGTAGATGGCCCGATCCAACTGCCTCTGCGTGAGGACCCGGGGATCCTCTCCATAAAGGTACTCCCTGGGGGTGACCTCCCTTCCGCCGGTGGCAAGGATCAATGCGCCATGGGCGATCACCTCTTCGCCTTTCGGATGTCCGATCGTCGTGGTATAGTGGCCATTCTTCTTTTCGAAGCCGAGGACCTCCGATTGGAGGTAGAGGTGGATGGAGGGATGATGGGTCACCTTCTCGACGAGGTCCTTGAGGAGGGCCTGGGGGTCCGAGCCTCTCAGGGTGTAGTAGGTCTCTCTCAGAAGGCCTCCCAGTTCGCTCTCCTTTTCGATGAGGAAGACCTCCAATCCCTGTTCGGCCAGACGGAGGGAGGCGGTCATTCCGGCGGCCCCTCCTCCCACGACCAGGGCCCTCTTCTCCACTTTCTGCTCCCCTTTTCGAATGGGTTGGATCCTCCTGGCCCTCTCCACGGCCATCCGGATCAGGACCCTGGCCTTCTCCGTGGCCAGTTCCGGTAGGTTTCGATGGACGAAGGCGCACTGTTCGCGGATGTTGGCATATTCGATGAGATACGGGTTGAATCCCATCTCCTTGGCCATCTCCTCCATCTTTTTCCGGATCTCCCGCTGGGAGCATCCTGCGATCACGACCCGGTTGATCCCCTGTTGCCCGATCCTGAGCCGGATCTGGTGGAGATCCTCAGGAAGGCAAGCCAGGCCGACCTCTTCCACATAGGCGACCTCCGGCATGCACCTCGTCCCTTCGATCAGGTCGGGGAGGGAGAGGGTCTGCTTCAACTCGCCTCCGCAGTGGCAGAGGAAGACGCCGACCTTGGGGATCTCGTTTGACAAAGCCCCTTCGGCGGGGTATTCCCGTCTGGGCATCGGAAGGGATCTGGCGGAGAGGAAGGAGGCCGCTTCTGCCGCTGCGCTTGAGCCCTCCACGACCGCTTCGGGGATGTCTCTCGGCCCTCTGAAGGCCCCTCCCACAAAGATCCCCTCGACCGAGGTCTGGGCGGGACGGAATTCATCGGTCTCGCAAAAACCCTGGGCATTTAGCCGCAGGCCCAGGCGGGTCGCCAGCTCTCTGACTTGAAGGGGAGGGGTGAACCCGACGGAGAGGATGACGCTGTCGAACTCCCTCTCCTCGAAGGCCCCGTCTTCTTTGACGTAGGTGATGAGCAGGTTCTTCGAGTGTTGGAGTTCCTTGATGGTCGAAACGGCGCTCCGGATGTATTCGATTCCATACCGACTTTTCGCCCTCTCGTAGTAGCGTTCGTAATCCTTTCCCATGGGGCGGATGTCCATGTAGAAGAAGGTGATCTTCAGATCCGGAGACCGGTCCTTGGCGATCATCGCCTGCTTGGTGGCGTACATGCAGCAGATCGTGGAACAGTGGTCCTGACCGCAGGAGGGATCTCTCGACCCGACGCATTGGATGAAGGCGATCCTCTCCATCCGCTTGCCATCCGAGGTCCGCACGGGCAGGCCCTGGGTGGGACTGGAGGTGGAGAGGAGCCTTTCGAACTGGATGCTCGTCAAGACGTTCTCATAGCGGCCGAAACCGTATTCCCCTTTTCTCT encodes:
- a CDS encoding FAD-dependent oxidoreductase, translated to MRGDKSSALVVGAGISGMQSALLLAEMGRKVFLLEQAPAIGGYFPLLDKTFPTNSCGVCFMSPTPPAFCPIYECHLHDRIELIPYAEVKSVEGTAGDFRVSIIKKPRFVDPQRCTLCEACIAVCPVEVEREFGGGLEKRKAIYLPFPQAIPHGLVIDPKTCIRCGECVKVCAPNAIDLDQKAEEEVLGAGAIVLGFGFEPFLAQRKGEYGFGRYENVLTSIQFERLLSTSSPTQGLPVRTSDGKRMERIAFIQCVGSRDPSCGQDHCSTICCMYATKQAMIAKDRSPDLKITFFYMDIRPMGKDYERYYERAKSRYGIEYIRSAVSTIKELQHSKNLLITYVKEDGAFEEREFDSVILSVGFTPPLQVRELATRLGLRLNAQGFCETDEFRPAQTSVEGIFVGGAFRGPRDIPEAVVEGSSAAAEAASFLSARSLPMPRREYPAEGALSNEIPKVGVFLCHCGGELKQTLSLPDLIEGTRCMPEVAYVEEVGLACLPEDLHQIRLRIGQQGINRVVIAGCSQREIRKKMEEMAKEMGFNPYLIEYANIREQCAFVHRNLPELATEKARVLIRMAVERARRIQPIRKGEQKVEKRALVVGGGAAGMTASLRLAEQGLEVFLIEKESELGGLLRETYYTLRGSDPQALLKDLVEKVTHHPSIHLYLQSEVLGFEKKNGHYTTTIGHPKGEEVIAHGALILATGGREVTPREYLYGEDPRVLTQRQLDRAIYLDEPWLKELRSVVMIQCVGSRDEQHPYCSRVCCGHAVKNALKLKERNPGLPLYVLYRDVRTYGFYEPYYYEARGKGVIFIRYDLERKPRVRLENGRLTVSVFDPALGTSLDLPADRLILSAGIEPRENRALAERFGLELNPDGFFMEANPKSAPLDAIDRGKFFCGLCHSPNFIEDTLSQANAAAARAGALLAKEAVEEKPYLAYVIKRLCCGCGLCVTVCPYRARVINEEEVKAEVIDALCQGCGNCVEVCRNAASQQRNFEKGLNLSVVDSAID
- a CDS encoding hydrogenase iron-sulfur subunit → MADFEPRIVAFLCHWCTYTGADLAGTTRQQYPPNIRIIHLMCTGAVDSIYILKALIDGADGVLVGGUHPGDCHYQSGNYKARRRIAILKGILTQLGFTEDRIWLKWISASEGKLFADTVTKMTEELRKMGPNPMKQLWNA